From a region of the Candidatus Brocadia sp. genome:
- a CDS encoding sulfurtransferase, translated as MPYNTLIAVSELINHLANPGWTIIDCRFSLDDSERGHREYLDAHIPGAIYAHLSKDLSGHIISGKTGRHPLPEPKTFARTLSNWGIDDNVQVIAYDDKGGAMAAARLWWMLRWLGHDAVAVLNGGWPQWQKNNCPVAGGAETRKQRSFIPKIRNNFVFNSEDVLKILHNQNFRLIDSRSADRYRGENETIDPVAGHIPGALSIPFTGNLDADGLFLTSIDLKIRFQHVLGDTPPEHVVFYCGSGVTAAHNLLALAHAGFADARLYAGSWSEWITNPDNPITQGSK; from the coding sequence ATGCCTTACAATACGTTGATAGCTGTTTCAGAATTGATTAATCACCTTGCCAATCCAGGGTGGACGATCATTGATTGCCGTTTTTCATTGGATGATAGCGAGCGCGGTCACCGGGAGTATCTTGATGCCCACATACCCGGTGCAATCTATGCCCATCTAAGCAAAGATTTATCCGGTCATATTATTTCCGGCAAAACCGGACGCCATCCCTTGCCAGAACCAAAGACATTTGCCCGGACCCTGTCGAATTGGGGAATAGATGATAATGTTCAAGTGATAGCCTATGACGACAAGGGCGGTGCAATGGCTGCGGCCAGGCTGTGGTGGATGTTGCGATGGCTTGGTCATGACGCCGTTGCCGTTCTGAACGGCGGGTGGCCACAATGGCAGAAAAATAATTGCCCTGTAGCAGGCGGCGCTGAAACAAGAAAGCAAAGGAGCTTTATCCCTAAAATTCGAAACAATTTCGTATTTAATTCCGAAGATGTCTTAAAGATATTACATAATCAGAACTTTCGTTTGATTGACTCGCGCAGCGCTGACCGCTATCGTGGTGAGAATGAGACGATAGATCCTGTAGCTGGTCATATTCCTGGTGCGTTGTCAATACCATTTACCGGGAATTTAGATGCCGACGGTCTCTTTCTCACATCAATAGATTTGAAGATCCGCTTTCAGCATGTACTTGGTGATACACCACCTGAACATGTGGTTTTTTATTGTGGCTCCGGGGTCACTGCTGCCCACAACCTTCTTGCTCTTGCTCATGCAGGTTTTGCTGATGCCCGCTTGTATGCAGGTTCATGGAGTGAATGGATCACGAACCCTGATAACCCAATTACACAAGGATCAAAATAA
- a CDS encoding OmpP1/FadL family transporter, with protein sequence MCQKRIGKEIAAFLFLVFCTLQNAYSSGFAIFTQGASALGQADSVIAHTDSPSAVFFNPALINKLEGTHIETGTTFIFPSREFKSDITGVDDETEDSMFYPSTVYITHKFNEQISAGLGIFTPFGLATTWDDDWEGRYIGTKSEMKTFNINPVVSYQLLPNVALAAGVDVLFLDTTLEKKINLSGFGLPDANQEFDGYGNGVGYNFGIVYDVTKDISLGASYRSEIKVDIDGDSDFDLPSSTPSPLRALFPDTDGKADLTLPQQAHVGVCYKGFDRLTLETTLRLEGWSSYDELELDLDQPVAGSNKSITEKDWKDTYSVNFGAKYQLNDRIALLGGYLYGGNPVPDKTLDPVVPDANTHLFTFGTSLKIKNFKIDLAYAYQLLEGRSKSNSVDDNPSDGLLNASTSANGKYETDLHMVGVSLSYNF encoded by the coding sequence ATGTGTCAAAAAAGAATAGGGAAAGAAATAGCCGCCTTTTTATTTCTCGTCTTTTGTACTCTCCAGAATGCCTATAGCTCTGGTTTTGCTATATTTACTCAAGGGGCATCTGCTTTGGGACAGGCAGATTCTGTCATTGCGCACACGGATAGCCCATCAGCGGTCTTTTTTAATCCGGCATTAATTAATAAACTCGAAGGCACACACATAGAAACAGGAACAACCTTCATTTTCCCTTCACGGGAATTCAAAAGTGATATCACAGGAGTGGACGATGAAACAGAAGACAGCATGTTTTATCCATCAACAGTTTATATTACTCACAAATTCAATGAGCAGATAAGCGCTGGCCTGGGAATCTTCACCCCGTTTGGTTTAGCAACTACATGGGATGATGATTGGGAGGGAAGGTATATCGGAACTAAATCAGAAATGAAAACTTTTAACATTAATCCCGTTGTTTCGTACCAACTATTACCCAATGTAGCGCTTGCGGCGGGAGTGGACGTTCTTTTCCTTGATACAACATTAGAAAAGAAGATAAATTTATCGGGTTTTGGACTGCCTGACGCCAACCAGGAATTCGATGGGTATGGAAATGGCGTCGGTTATAACTTTGGTATTGTATATGATGTAACGAAAGATATTTCGTTAGGAGCTTCGTACCGAAGTGAAATCAAGGTCGACATTGATGGTGACTCAGATTTTGATCTTCCCTCCAGCACCCCTTCGCCGCTCAGAGCATTATTTCCGGATACCGACGGCAAAGCGGATCTTACTCTTCCACAACAAGCCCATGTTGGCGTCTGCTATAAAGGCTTCGATCGTCTGACGTTAGAAACCACTTTGAGACTGGAGGGCTGGTCTTCTTACGATGAATTAGAATTAGACCTTGATCAACCGGTTGCAGGCAGCAATAAATCTATTACAGAAAAGGACTGGAAGGATACCTATTCTGTAAATTTTGGCGCTAAGTATCAACTTAATGACCGGATTGCACTGCTCGGTGGTTATTTATATGGAGGAAATCCGGTACCTGACAAAACCCTTGACCCTGTTGTTCCGGATGCCAATACACACCTTTTTACTTTTGGCACATCACTAAAAATCAAGAACTTTAAAATTGATCTGGCATACGCTTATCAATTATTAGAAGGCAGGAGTAAGAGTAATTCTGTAGATGACAACCCTTCTGATGGTTTACTAAATGCTTCCACCAGCGCAAATGGCAAGTATGAAACAGATTTACATATGGTTGGTGTTAGCCTGAGTTATAATTTCTGA